Part of the Sulfuricella denitrificans skB26 genome is shown below.
GCCGGGCCTAACCTACGCTCCTTCGCCTATGTGGCAATGCGCTCGGAGCAGTCCTTCGGCCTGCTCGCCTTGGCCAGCGAAGATGTGCAGCGTTTCTACCCGGAGATGGGCACGCTCTACCTGAAACGTTTGGGCGAACTGGTCAGCGCGGCGTTGCTGCGCTATCTTAAGGCGTGAGGGGTAAAGGGTGAGGGGTGAGGGGAAAAGTCAAAACCGCACTGTCGCGGGTTTCACGCCTCACCATGGATAACCCATGAGCCCAGGCGCGACCTATCTGCAAGCCTTTCTCGGTCATCTCGCCAGCGAGCGCCGCCTGTCCCCCCTGACCTGCAGCAACTACGGCCGTGACGTGGCCGAGTTGCTGAAGCTGGCGGGCGAAATCCCCCTGGATCAGCTGCAAGTCCACCAGATTCGGCGCTTTATCGCACAATTGCATGGTCGCGGCCTGGGCGGCAAAACGCTGGCGCGCATGCTCTCCGCCTGGCGGGGTTTCTATGCCTGGCTTGCCCGCGACCATGGCTTTACCAGTAATCCCTGCGCCGGCATGCGCGCCCCGAAATCCGTTAAAGCACTGCCGCAGGCACTGTCGCCGGACGAAGCTGTCCGCCTGATGGAAATCCCCACAGAGAGTGACCCTCTCGCCCTGCGTGACAAGGCGATGTTCGAGCTGTTCTATTCATCCGGCCTGCGCCTTTCCGAGCTCGTCAATCTGCCGCTCAGCCAGATCGATCTTGTCGCCGGCATGGTGCGGGTCACCGGCAAAGGCGGCAAGACCCGTGAAGTGCCGGTGGGGCGTTTCGCTCTGGAGGCGGTGCGACACTGGCTGCCGGAGCGGGAAAAGCTCGTCAGGCCTGAAGAATACACATTGTTTGTGGGCAAAAATGGGACTCGATTGACGCCTCGCGCCGTGCAGTACCGTGTCAAGCAATGGGCTCTCAAACTGGGTATTTCGGCGGAAGTGCATCCGCATGTGTTGCGCCATTCCTTCGCCAGCCATGTATTGCAGTCCAGCGGCGATCTGCGTGCCGTGCAGGAAATGCTCGGACATGCGAATATTTCTACCACGCAGGTGTATACGCACCTGGATTTTCAGCATTTGGCAAAAGTGTATGATGCGGCTCATCCGCGCGCGAAGAAGAAACCTTGACACCTTTCATCTGCTTGCGTGATGATAAGACAATGAATTCTCGTCTGTTATTTTCCCTGTGGCTTGCCCTTGCCCTGCTCTTCGCCCAGCAGGGCGCGGCACTGCATGCCTTGTCGCACTTCGCGGACGGCGTGCCGGCGCAGTCGCAGCAGGAAAAGCACCTGCCCCACTCGCCGGCCTGCGACAAGTGCATAGTCTATGCCGGTATCGGCGGCGCGGCTGCGTCATCGCCGCCGGTTTTCGCTGTCCCGGAAACGACCGCCATACTTGCCGCGGTATTTTTTCTCCTGTTCTTTTCCGCACCGCTTCGCACCTACCTTTCCCGCGCCCCGCCCAGCCTCGCCTGAAATTGATCGCACTCTGTTCCGGTAGCCGGTTTTAACGCTGGTTGCCGCTCCCCGCATGATTCAAGCGGGGACAGGCATTGATATTTTTCACGAGGTCATCATGTCATTCAAACGCAATACCCTTGCGGCGAGCATCGCGCTCGCCCTTGCAGTGCCTCTGGGCGCGCAAGCCGCCGACAGCGCCGAACTAGCGCAAATCCGCGAGCAGATCAAACAGATGAAGGAAAGCTACGAAGTGCGCATCCAGGCATTGGAAAAGCGCCTGCAACAGGCGGAAGTCATCGCCGGTAATGCGCAAGCCAAGGCCGAAAAGGCCGAGGAAAAGATCGTTCAGTCCATCGTCGCACCTGCACCATCGACGTCCACCGGCACTTTTAACCCTGAGATGTCGCTGATACTTTCCGGTACTTACGCCAATCTTTCGCAAGATCCGGCTAATTACCGAATTGGCGGCTTCCTGCCAAACGGTGGCGAAATCGGCCCAGGTCGGCGCGGTTTTGGCCTGGGCGAATCCGAACTGGTTGTCGCCGCCAACATCGATCCCTACCTGCGCGGCCAGTTCACCCTCGCCGTTACGCCGGAAAGCACCGTGGCAGTGGAGGAGGCGTTCGTGCAGTCCCTCGGTCTCGGCAACGGCCTCACGGTCAAGGCTGGGCGCTTCTATTCGGGTGTAGGCTACCTCAACGAGCGGCATGCCCA
Proteins encoded:
- the xerC gene encoding tyrosine recombinase XerC is translated as MSPGATYLQAFLGHLASERRLSPLTCSNYGRDVAELLKLAGEIPLDQLQVHQIRRFIAQLHGRGLGGKTLARMLSAWRGFYAWLARDHGFTSNPCAGMRAPKSVKALPQALSPDEAVRLMEIPTESDPLALRDKAMFELFYSSGLRLSELVNLPLSQIDLVAGMVRVTGKGGKTREVPVGRFALEAVRHWLPEREKLVRPEEYTLFVGKNGTRLTPRAVQYRVKQWALKLGISAEVHPHVLRHSFASHVLQSSGDLRAVQEMLGHANISTTQVYTHLDFQHLAKVYDAAHPRAKKKP